Proteins from one Gemmatimonadota bacterium genomic window:
- a CDS encoding haloacid dehalogenase type II produces the protein MTLKALTFDVFGTVVDWRSSVIRDGERLGERKGLDIDWAAFADAWRGGYGPSMNRVRTGELPWTKIDDLHRMILDELLKKFGISGLSEEEIADFNRVWHRLDPWPDAAGGLWRLKSRYLIATLSNGNVSLLANMAKYGGLPWDCILSAELAGHYKPDAETYLKAIELLSCEPQEVMMVAAHQGDLHHAARVGMKTAYVFRPFERGPNAKKDLPPDLDFDIIAHDFHDLADQLGCY, from the coding sequence GACGTATTCGGCACAGTCGTCGATTGGCGCAGTTCGGTCATCCGCGACGGCGAGCGATTGGGCGAGCGCAAGGGATTGGACATTGATTGGGCCGCATTTGCCGATGCGTGGCGCGGGGGCTATGGCCCATCCATGAATCGCGTGCGCACGGGCGAATTACCCTGGACAAAAATCGACGACCTGCACCGCATGATCCTGGACGAACTCCTGAAAAAATTCGGCATATCGGGATTATCCGAAGAAGAAATCGCGGACTTCAATCGCGTCTGGCATCGCCTCGATCCCTGGCCCGATGCCGCAGGCGGCTTATGGCGGTTAAAATCGCGGTACCTGATCGCCACACTATCAAACGGCAACGTATCGCTACTCGCCAACATGGCGAAATACGGCGGACTGCCCTGGGATTGCATCTTATCCGCCGAATTGGCCGGACATTACAAACCCGACGCCGAGACCTATTTGAAAGCCATCGAACTGCTCAGTTGTGAACCCCAGGAAGTCATGATGGTCGCCGCCCATCAGGGCGACCTGCACCATGCAGCGCGAGTCGGCATGAAAACGGCTTATGTATTCCGACCTTTTGAGCGAGGACCCAACGCCAAAAAAGACTTACCCCCCGATTTGGACTTCGACATCATAGCCCATGACTTTCACGACCTCGCCGATCAACTGGGGTGTTATTGA